Proteins encoded by one window of Micromonospora coxensis:
- a CDS encoding DUF4012 domain-containing protein translates to MVGSLLLAGAGWVGFRGWQARANLLNAAGLARELSAQIVAGDTARAQRTLAALQEQSGAARSATGGPAWWLAGNTPYTGDDLTAVRRIAVTVDDLAREAFPPLVQTDVSALVPRDGRLDLGALRSVAQRLTRVDAVVHDSGAGLRSVPTGGLLPEVRDALDGLRVEVDKLAGLLSGITKGAQLLPALLGADGARTYLLVSQNLSELRATGGMFGAYAVVRARDGRVDLVKQGTAVDLQRFVPPLAIDAETRALYTDLPGMYPADVNLTPHFPTAAKLYREMVRRRAGVTADGVLAVDPVALSYLLSAVGSVTVPGYPALSAKTVVRTLLADSYLTMDLDTQDDFYAASAAAVFNSLLGRDVNPRGILSAFDRSITERRILFWSARPEEQRMFAANRIGGILPEQEKAPTVGVFLNDGSGAKLGYYLRPSATVTVGDCQDEGRRQLRLRFTLHSSLPDSGLTKAVLGMGKSGDPYTARTLVTVYSPAGGAVIGARLDGVEAHMGSGTDRRRQVAIANVEVRPGATRTLDVDLLTGRDTDGTPELWLTPTATPWTTQVVPAPSCNQ, encoded by the coding sequence GTGGTCGGCTCACTGCTGCTGGCCGGCGCCGGGTGGGTCGGCTTCCGCGGGTGGCAGGCCCGGGCCAACCTGCTCAACGCCGCCGGCCTGGCCCGCGAACTCAGCGCGCAGATCGTCGCCGGGGACACCGCGCGGGCCCAGCGCACCCTGGCCGCGTTGCAGGAGCAGAGCGGCGCCGCCCGCTCGGCGACCGGCGGGCCGGCCTGGTGGCTGGCGGGGAACACGCCGTACACCGGTGACGACCTGACCGCGGTCCGGCGGATCGCGGTCACCGTCGACGACCTGGCCCGGGAGGCGTTCCCGCCGCTGGTGCAGACCGACGTGTCCGCGCTGGTGCCCCGGGACGGTCGACTCGACCTGGGCGCGCTGCGGTCCGTCGCGCAGCGGCTGACCCGGGTCGACGCCGTGGTGCACGACAGCGGCGCCGGCCTGCGCTCGGTGCCGACCGGTGGGCTGCTGCCGGAGGTCCGGGACGCGTTGGACGGGCTCCGGGTCGAGGTCGACAAGCTGGCCGGGCTGCTCTCCGGGATCACCAAGGGCGCCCAGCTGCTGCCCGCGCTGCTCGGCGCCGACGGGGCCCGCACCTACCTGCTCGTCTCGCAGAACCTGTCGGAGCTGCGGGCCACCGGCGGCATGTTCGGCGCTTACGCGGTCGTGCGCGCCCGTGACGGCCGGGTGGACCTGGTGAAACAGGGGACCGCCGTCGACCTGCAACGGTTCGTCCCGCCCCTCGCGATCGACGCGGAGACCCGTGCGCTCTACACCGACCTGCCCGGCATGTATCCGGCCGACGTCAACCTGACCCCGCACTTCCCGACCGCGGCGAAGCTCTACCGGGAGATGGTCCGGCGGCGTGCCGGGGTCACGGCCGACGGGGTCCTCGCGGTGGACCCGGTGGCCCTGTCGTACCTGCTGTCGGCGGTGGGATCGGTCACCGTGCCCGGCTATCCGGCCCTGTCGGCGAAGACCGTCGTGCGGACCCTGCTGGCGGACAGCTACCTGACGATGGACCTGGACACCCAGGACGATTTCTACGCGGCCTCGGCGGCGGCGGTGTTCAACTCGCTGCTCGGCCGGGATGTCAACCCGCGAGGGATTCTGTCCGCATTTGACCGTTCGATTACCGAACGCCGGATATTGTTCTGGAGTGCCCGGCCGGAGGAACAGCGGATGTTCGCTGCGAACCGGATCGGCGGCATCCTGCCGGAGCAGGAGAAGGCGCCGACCGTCGGTGTCTTCCTCAACGACGGCAGCGGCGCGAAGCTCGGCTACTACCTGCGCCCGTCGGCGACCGTCACGGTCGGCGACTGTCAGGACGAGGGCCGGCGGCAGCTGCGGCTCCGCTTCACCCTGCACTCGTCCCTGCCCGACTCCGGCCTGACCAAGGCGGTGCTCGGCATGGGCAAGTCGGGCGACCCGTACACCGCCCGCACCTTGGTGACGGTGTACAGCCCGGCCGGTGGCGCGGTGATCGGCGCCCGCCTCGACGGGGTCGAGGCCCACATGGGCAGCGGCACCGACCGGCGCCGCCAGGTCGCCATCGCCAACGTCGAGGTGCGCCCCGGCGCCACCCGGACCCTCGACGTCGACCTGCTCACCGGCAGGGACACCGACGGCACGCCGGAGCTCTGGCTCACCCCGACCGCCACCCCGTGGACCACCCAAGTAGTTCCCGCACCAAGCTGCAACCAGTAG
- a CDS encoding GNAT family N-acetyltransferase: MPLEIDLDVPTRHLLRADDGTALARLRLHDDDGERVAAEVSPLPGVDVGTVAAQARRDLAGARLETPHDELAHALVAGGLTLRRAATDMRHDLAVVPEPVALPTGWSLAPAGWDDDLAEGLPAAYGPTHPDGPWQPDDTAQIQAMFDRGDPVPPLLAASARVVGPDGRSAGHVLCAGPVPWTEDTCAWILNLAVAPAAQGRGLGRALLGHALRGSRAAGLPRLGLSVGCGNPARRMYDDAGFRPVSRVLTVPLPPAGHADEVTRSPVD; encoded by the coding sequence ATGCCATTGGAGATCGACCTGGACGTGCCGACCCGGCACCTGCTCCGTGCCGACGACGGCACCGCCCTCGCCCGCCTGCGCCTGCACGACGACGACGGGGAACGGGTCGCCGCCGAGGTGAGCCCGCTGCCCGGGGTCGACGTCGGCACGGTGGCCGCACAGGCGCGCCGGGACCTGGCCGGCGCACGGCTGGAGACGCCGCACGACGAGCTCGCGCACGCCCTGGTCGCCGGCGGGCTCACCCTGCGTCGGGCCGCCACCGACATGCGGCACGACCTGGCCGTCGTACCGGAGCCGGTCGCCCTGCCCACCGGGTGGTCGCTGGCCCCGGCGGGCTGGGACGACGACCTGGCCGAAGGGCTGCCGGCGGCGTACGGGCCCACGCATCCGGACGGTCCCTGGCAGCCGGACGACACCGCGCAGATCCAGGCCATGTTCGACCGGGGCGACCCGGTGCCGCCGCTGCTGGCCGCCTCGGCCCGGGTGGTCGGACCCGACGGGCGCAGCGCCGGTCACGTGCTCTGCGCCGGACCGGTGCCGTGGACCGAGGACACCTGCGCCTGGATCCTCAACCTCGCGGTGGCCCCGGCGGCACAGGGCCGGGGACTGGGACGGGCGCTGCTCGGCCACGCCCTGCGCGGCAGCCGGGCGGCCGGTCTGCCCCGGCTGGGCCTCTCCGTCGGCTGTGGCAACCCGGCCCGCCGGATGTACGACGACGCCGGATTCCGGCCGGTGAGCCGGGTGCTCACGGTGCCGCTGCCACCCGCGGGCCACGCCGACGAGGTGACGCGGTCACCGGTGGACTGA